One segment of Mus pahari chromosome 11, PAHARI_EIJ_v1.1, whole genome shotgun sequence DNA contains the following:
- the Rxfp3 gene encoding relaxin-3 receptor 1 yields the protein MQVASATPAATVRKAAAGDELSEFFDLIPGLLEVANASGNASLQLQDLWWELGLELPDGAAPGLPPGGGGAESGDTEARVRILISAVYWVVCALGLAGNLLVLYLMKSKQGWRKSSINLFVTNLALTDFQFVLTLPFWAVENALDFKWPFGKAMCKIVSMVTSMNMYASVFFLTAMSVARYHSVASALKSHRTRGRGRGDCCGQSLRESCCFSAKVLCGLIWASAVLASLPNAIFSTTIRVLGEELCLMHFPDKLLGWDRQFWLGLYHLQKVLLGFLLPLSIISLCYLLLVRFISDRRIVGTTDAAGAAAAPGGGLSTASARRRSKVTKSVTIVVLSFFLCWLPNQALTTWSILIKFNAVPFSQEYFQCQVYAFPISVCLAHSNSCLNPILYCLVRREFRKALKNLLWRIASPSLTNMRPFTATTKPEPEDHGLQALAPLNAAAEPDLIYYPPGVVVYSGGRYDLLPSSSAY from the coding sequence ATGCAGGTGGCTTCTGCAACCCCCGCGGCCACCGTGAGGAAAGCAGCTGCGGGTGATGAGCTCTCAGAATTCTTCGATTTGATCCCAGGCTTGCTGGAGGTGGCCAATGCGAGCGGCAATGCGTCCCTGCAGCTTCAGGACCTGTGGTGGGAGCTGGGGCTAGAGTTGCCAGACGGTGCGGCGCCTGGGCTTCCTCCGGGTGGCGGCGGGGCAGAAAGCGGGGACACTGAGGCCAGGGTACGGATCCTCATCAGCGCGGTTTACTGGGTGGTTTGTGCCCTGGGACTGGCGGGCAACCTGCTGGTTCTCTACCTGATgaagagcaagcagggctggCGCAAATCCTCCATCAACCTCTTTGTCACTAACCTGGCACTGACTGACTTTCAGTTCGTGCTCACTCTGCCCTTCTGGGCGGTGGAGAACGCACTAGACTTCAAGTGGCCCTTCGGCAAGGCCATGTGTAAGATCGTGTCCATGGTGACATCCATGAACATGTACGCCAGCGTCTTCTTTCTCACTGCTATGAGCGTGGCGCGCTACCACTCGGTGGCCTCGGCTCTGAAGAGCCATCGGACCCGAGGGCGTGGCCGTGGCGACTGCTGCGGCCAGAGCTTGAGGGAGAGCTGCTGTTTCTCAGCCAAAGTGCTGTGTGGGTTGATCTGGGCTTCGGCCGTGCTGGCCTCGCTGCCCAATGCCATTTTTTCCACCACCATCAGGGTGTTGGGCGAGGAGCTCTGCCTCATGCACTTTCCGGACAAGCTACTGGGCTGGGACAGGCAGTTCTGGCTGGGTTTGTACCACCTGCAGAAGGTGCTGCTGGGCTTCCTGCTGCCGCTGAGCATCATCAGTCTGTGTTACCTGTTGCTTGTGCGCTTCATCTCCGACCGCCGCATAGTTGGGACAACGGatgcagcaggagcagcagcggCGCCTGGGGGAGGCCTGAGTACAGCCAGCGCTAGGAGACGCTCCAAGGTCACCAAGTCGGTGACCATCGTcgtcctctccttcttcctgtgtTGGCTGCCCAACCAGGCGCTTACCACCTGGAGCATTCTCATCAAGTTCAACGCTGTGCCCTTCAGCCAGGAGTACTTTCAGTGCCAAGTGTACGCGTTCCCAATCAGCGTATGCCTGGCGCACTCCAACAGCTGCCTCAACCCGATCCTCTACTGCTTAGTGCGCCGCGAGTTCCGCAAGGCGCTCAAGAACCTGCTGTGGCGGATAGCCTCGCCTTCGCTCACCAACATGCGCCCCTTCACCGCCACCACCAAGCCAGAACCTGAAGATCATGGGCTGCAGGCCCTGGCGCCGCTTAACGCTGCTGCAGAACCTGACCTGATCTACTACCCACCCGGTGTGGTGGTCTACAGCGGGGGTCGCTACGACCTGCTCCCTAGTAGCTCTGCCTACTGA